In Kordiimonas sp. SCSIO 12610, the following are encoded in one genomic region:
- a CDS encoding LL-diaminopimelate aminotransferase, whose product MSQNDTRNEFYRIRRLPPYLFAEVNQIKAAARARGEDIIDLGMGNPDLPTPQHIIDKLKETVDDKRAHRYSMSKGIPGLRKALASYYDRRFNVTIDPDTEAVVTLGSKEGLANLAQAITAPGDVILSPNPSYPIHPYGFMIAGASVRHMPMGPGADFMKELAHAVQHSVPTPSAVILNYPSNPTAEVVDLDFYREVVDFCRKRGIWILSDLAYAEIYFDGNPPPSILEIPEAREIAVEFTSMSKTYSMAGWRVGFAVGNKTLIEALTRVKSYLDYGAFTPIQVAAAAALNGPQDCVEEHRQIYQKRRDILIEGLAAAGWQVPSPKATMFAWAPIPEEFREMGSMEFSKLLLENAEVAVSPGVGFGEYGEGFVRIALVENEQRIRQAVRNIKKFMANKDQHIAAWRNKQD is encoded by the coding sequence ATGTCCCAGAATGACACCCGTAATGAGTTTTATCGTATCCGACGCCTTCCGCCTTATTTGTTTGCAGAAGTTAATCAGATCAAGGCAGCAGCTAGAGCCCGCGGCGAAGATATTATTGACCTTGGGATGGGAAACCCCGATCTGCCAACGCCGCAGCATATCATCGATAAGCTAAAGGAAACGGTTGATGATAAACGGGCACATCGATATTCGATGTCCAAGGGAATACCGGGACTGAGGAAAGCTCTGGCGTCATATTATGACCGTCGGTTTAATGTGACCATAGACCCAGATACTGAGGCCGTTGTGACCTTGGGATCAAAAGAGGGCCTTGCAAACCTTGCGCAAGCTATAACAGCGCCGGGTGATGTGATTTTGTCTCCAAACCCAAGTTACCCGATCCATCCGTACGGATTTATGATCGCAGGCGCATCCGTGCGCCACATGCCGATGGGGCCGGGGGCTGACTTTATGAAAGAGCTTGCGCACGCAGTGCAGCATAGCGTTCCGACGCCAAGTGCTGTAATTCTGAATTACCCGTCGAACCCAACAGCGGAAGTTGTTGACCTCGACTTTTACCGAGAAGTTGTGGACTTTTGCAGAAAACGCGGTATCTGGATTTTGTCTGATCTTGCGTACGCAGAGATTTATTTTGATGGCAATCCACCACCGTCAATTCTGGAGATACCAGAGGCGCGTGAAATCGCGGTCGAGTTTACTTCCATGTCTAAAACATATTCCATGGCCGGTTGGCGTGTTGGTTTTGCTGTAGGCAATAAAACGCTGATTGAGGCTTTGACACGCGTGAAAAGTTATCTGGATTACGGCGCGTTTACCCCCATTCAGGTTGCTGCCGCTGCGGCCCTGAATGGCCCTCAGGACTGTGTAGAGGAACACCGTCAAATCTATCAGAAGCGCCGCGATATTTTGATCGAAGGGCTTGCGGCTGCCGGGTGGCAGGTGCCAAGCCCGAAGGCAACCATGTTTGCATGGGCGCCAATTCCTGAGGAATTTAGGGAAATGGGGTCGATGGAATTTTCTAAGCTGCTTCTGGAAAACGCAGAGGTTGCGGTTTCACCCGGAGTAGGCTTCGGTGAGTACGGTGAAGGTTTTGTTCGGATTGCCCTTGTGGAAAACGAACAACGTATCCGACAAGCCGTTCGGAACATTAAAAAGTTTATGGCAAATAAGGATCAGCATATTGCGGCGTGGCGCAATAAGCAGGACTGA